In [Clostridium] cellulosi, one genomic interval encodes:
- the dinB1 gene encoding DNA polymerase IV (High confidence in function and specificity) yields the protein MERVILHCDMNSFYASVECLYHPELRDKPVAVCGDVEQRHGIILTKNQIAKKYGVSTGEAIWQAKKKCPELVTLNARYDLYIQFSKAARKIYERYTDRVESFGLDECWLDLSGIAGFDGDGEKAANELRNVIKSELGITASVGVSWNKIFAKLGSDLKKPDAVTVISKKNYKDKIFGLPASDLLYVGPATTRKLARYGIHTIGDIAESDSSFLRSILGKWGEMLWSFANGLDLSPVARSGEADSIKSIGNSMTTYRDIENADEAWKVFTALSESVAERLRKHGLRASTLQISVRDNTLSWFERQTKLERPCCTAWELSKAAMDLFLKNYNFQRPLRSLGVRACDLTDAANGIQLNFFENTERIRRRERLEASVDAIRSRFGHSSIVRASLLGDDLTYEHDPLTHVVHPVSFLR from the coding sequence ATGGAGCGGGTTATTCTGCATTGTGACATGAACTCGTTCTATGCGAGTGTGGAATGTCTTTATCACCCGGAACTCAGAGACAAACCCGTCGCCGTCTGCGGTGATGTTGAACAGCGCCACGGCATAATATTGACTAAGAACCAGATAGCGAAAAAATACGGGGTATCGACGGGGGAAGCAATCTGGCAGGCAAAGAAAAAATGCCCCGAACTTGTCACCTTAAACGCGCGGTATGACCTTTATATTCAATTTTCAAAGGCCGCCCGCAAAATCTATGAACGATATACCGACCGCGTCGAAAGCTTCGGCCTTGACGAATGTTGGCTCGACCTTTCCGGTATCGCCGGTTTTGACGGGGACGGCGAAAAAGCGGCTAATGAGCTGCGCAACGTAATAAAGAGCGAGCTTGGCATAACGGCTTCAGTTGGTGTTTCCTGGAACAAGATTTTTGCGAAACTCGGTTCCGACTTAAAAAAGCCCGACGCCGTAACCGTCATCTCAAAGAAAAATTACAAGGATAAGATTTTTGGGCTTCCGGCAAGCGACCTGCTTTACGTCGGGCCTGCGACAACCAGAAAGCTCGCACGCTACGGTATTCACACGATAGGCGACATTGCCGAGTCCGACAGCTCTTTTTTGCGCTCAATACTCGGAAAATGGGGAGAGATGCTGTGGTCGTTTGCAAACGGGCTTGACCTATCGCCTGTCGCGCGCTCGGGTGAGGCCGACAGTATCAAAAGCATAGGAAACAGCATGACGACATACCGCGATATAGAAAACGCCGACGAGGCGTGGAAAGTCTTTACCGCGCTGTCGGAAAGCGTGGCCGAACGCCTTAGGAAACACGGGCTGCGCGCTTCTACCCTGCAGATTAGTGTGCGGGACAATACCCTTTCGTGGTTTGAGCGCCAGACAAAGCTGGAACGCCCCTGCTGTACGGCGTGGGAACTTTCAAAGGCGGCAATGGATTTGTTTTTGAAAAATTACAATTTTCAAAGGCCGCTGCGCTCCCTGGGCGTAAGGGCATGTGACCTTACGGACGCCGCAAACGGCATTCAGCTCAACTTCTTTGAAAACACAGAGCGCATACGGCGGCGTGAACGGCTCGAAGCAAGCGTCGACGCTATAAGGTCACGGTTCGGCCATTCATCTATTGTGCGGGCGTCGCTGCTGGGGGACGACCTGACCTATGAGCACGACCCGCTGACCCATGTGGTTCATCCTGTCTCATTCTTGCGATAA
- a CDS encoding hypothetical protein (High confidence in function and specificity) encodes MLHLVFGRSGSGKSQFSLEVAKKAADSGQSAVIIVPEQFTFETEREIVRRFGAKACLNIEVLSFSRLTHRVMSEYGGLACRYIDDCGRNVLMRLALNQIGDMLEVYSRQAKSPAFVKTMVEAVAEYKVCGIDEDMIADAAKKAEGALLRHKLSDIALIMRTYSAMLESKFSDPLDDLTRLAQKLDDCPFFEDKTVVLDGFKGFTPQERAVIGKIFRNAKDVYVTLCAEGLGTRDGAGLFSPVEKTARQLVALANKYGCAVASPEKLDEIYRFNCESLKYLEASVFRPGAAAFEGPAPEIHIVSAGNFYEEAKYIACEITRLIRTKGCRYGEIAVISRGLEQYDGIIDPVFEKYGIPMFYDLRRGIASHPLMALVQSLLSVMSSGFRQEDVLRYLKTGLAGFTVEEVAALENYVLMWDIKGEDKWRQEWRYNPSGFEADTGDSGELERLNMLRKRIYEPIAALKEKMAGSNKARALYEFLCETGVREEVNKACRTLMENGEARLADEYGQIWEKLVSMLDQITLAAGDQTVELSEFASMLSLVIENTDLGSIPPTLDAVTVGDAERIRTGGARYVFVMGLAEGIFPPKASTSGILSDSERRRLIEIGLELSPPVSEQAAEERFFAYKAMTSASDGVYLTYPRGDASGRALRPSYFVPAVRRLFPHCDVIDDALSDPVDTIATEQTAFDLLAANYSAKSPLTFALKEIFKDRDGYKERYEALERAASGRRLEFSNPKTARALYGDTMRVSPSRIEAFNQCRFLYFCRYGIRAMPRKRAELDAPEIGTVIHFVLERLLSKVKDRGLSSVPEDELKTMTHELLLEFAKVYLGGLDDKPERFRYLFTNLEDTVLCLVTHMAEEFAQSSFVPTDFELLIAPNGDVKPYEIKLPDGGRLLVGGKVDRVDIMKRGSKTYLRVVDYKTGTKNFNLSDLLYGLNLQMFIYLFTLCENSGERYGEDIIPAGVLYVPAKRPEITADRGEAEEDIEKQAEKQLRMNGIVLNDPDIILGMERDGKSRFIPAELRSAVEEDGTVRYTVSGRSSVATLEQFGILKRHTERILRSMAMTLHAGDAAAVPVNGLGYDPCQYCDYRSVCGFEPGNKVRNIYSVDKKEVFEKMEGGEGDGTQVDQ; translated from the coding sequence ATGCTTCATTTAGTTTTCGGGCGTTCGGGCAGCGGCAAGTCCCAGTTTTCGCTGGAAGTCGCCAAAAAGGCGGCGGACAGCGGCCAGAGCGCGGTAATAATAGTGCCGGAACAATTTACGTTCGAGACAGAGCGCGAGATAGTGCGCAGATTCGGCGCCAAAGCCTGCCTTAATATCGAAGTGCTGAGCTTTTCAAGGCTTACGCACCGGGTAATGAGCGAATACGGCGGGCTTGCCTGCCGGTACATAGATGACTGCGGCAGAAATGTGCTGATGAGGCTTGCGCTGAACCAGATAGGCGATATGCTCGAGGTCTATTCAAGGCAGGCCAAAAGCCCCGCTTTCGTCAAAACGATGGTCGAAGCGGTCGCAGAGTACAAGGTCTGCGGCATTGACGAGGATATGATAGCCGACGCGGCGAAAAAAGCGGAAGGCGCGCTGTTAAGGCATAAGCTGTCGGACATAGCCCTCATCATGCGGACATATAGCGCCATGCTCGAAAGCAAATTTTCCGACCCGCTCGACGATTTGACAAGGCTCGCGCAAAAGCTCGACGACTGCCCCTTCTTTGAGGATAAAACGGTAGTGCTTGACGGCTTCAAGGGTTTTACCCCGCAGGAGAGAGCGGTAATCGGCAAGATATTCAGGAATGCCAAGGATGTATACGTCACTCTCTGCGCAGAAGGGCTGGGAACCCGGGATGGGGCAGGGCTGTTTTCGCCCGTTGAAAAAACGGCGCGTCAGCTTGTTGCTCTGGCGAATAAATATGGCTGCGCCGTTGCTTCCCCGGAGAAACTCGATGAAATTTACAGATTCAACTGTGAAAGCCTGAAATATCTCGAAGCCTCCGTATTCCGCCCCGGAGCTGCCGCCTTTGAAGGGCCTGCGCCCGAGATACATATTGTTTCAGCCGGCAATTTCTATGAAGAAGCGAAATACATAGCCTGCGAAATAACAAGGCTAATCCGAACCAAAGGCTGCCGGTACGGCGAGATTGCGGTTATCTCCCGCGGGCTGGAGCAATATGATGGCATAATCGACCCGGTTTTCGAGAAATACGGCATACCCATGTTTTATGACCTGCGGCGCGGCATTGCATCCCACCCGCTTATGGCGCTGGTTCAGTCCCTTTTGTCGGTTATGTCTTCGGGCTTCCGGCAGGAGGACGTTTTAAGATACCTTAAGACCGGACTTGCAGGTTTCACAGTTGAGGAAGTCGCCGCGCTCGAAAACTATGTCCTTATGTGGGACATAAAGGGCGAAGACAAGTGGCGGCAGGAATGGCGGTACAACCCGTCCGGATTTGAGGCCGATACCGGCGACAGCGGAGAGCTTGAACGCCTCAACATGCTGAGAAAAAGAATCTATGAGCCTATTGCTGCGCTAAAAGAAAAGATGGCGGGCAGCAATAAGGCGCGGGCGCTTTATGAGTTTTTGTGCGAAACAGGCGTCAGAGAGGAGGTAAACAAGGCCTGCCGTACCCTCATGGAAAACGGCGAGGCAAGGCTCGCCGACGAATATGGCCAAATCTGGGAAAAGCTCGTCTCAATGCTTGACCAGATTACGCTGGCGGCGGGCGACCAGACGGTGGAACTTTCGGAGTTTGCTTCTATGTTGTCGCTTGTCATTGAGAATACCGACCTCGGCAGTATACCGCCGACCCTTGACGCCGTAACCGTCGGCGACGCGGAGAGGATAAGGACCGGTGGCGCAAGATATGTGTTTGTAATGGGGCTTGCCGAGGGCATATTCCCGCCGAAGGCCTCCACTTCCGGTATTCTTTCGGACAGCGAGCGCCGGCGGCTCATTGAAATAGGGCTGGAGCTTTCACCGCCGGTGTCAGAACAGGCGGCAGAGGAGCGCTTTTTTGCCTACAAGGCCATGACCAGCGCGTCCGACGGGGTATATCTGACCTACCCGCGCGGCGACGCTTCGGGCAGGGCACTGCGCCCCTCATATTTTGTGCCGGCTGTCAGGAGGCTTTTCCCCCACTGCGACGTGATCGACGACGCCCTTTCCGACCCGGTCGACACGATAGCGACGGAGCAAACCGCCTTTGACCTGCTCGCCGCAAACTATTCGGCCAAGTCGCCGCTTACCTTTGCGCTCAAGGAGATTTTCAAAGACAGGGACGGCTATAAGGAGCGCTATGAAGCGCTGGAAAGGGCGGCGAGCGGCCGCAGATTGGAATTTTCCAACCCTAAAACCGCGCGGGCCCTTTATGGTGACACTATGCGTGTTTCACCGAGCCGGATTGAGGCCTTTAATCAGTGCCGTTTTCTGTATTTCTGCCGTTACGGTATCCGCGCCATGCCGCGCAAAAGGGCAGAGCTAGACGCGCCGGAGATAGGCACAGTGATACACTTTGTGCTTGAGCGCCTCCTTTCAAAGGTAAAGGATAGGGGGCTTTCGTCGGTTCCGGAAGACGAACTGAAAACGATGACACACGAGCTGCTGCTGGAGTTTGCTAAGGTTTATCTCGGCGGCCTCGACGACAAGCCCGAACGGTTCCGTTATCTATTCACGAACCTTGAGGACACCGTCCTTTGCCTTGTAACCCATATGGCGGAGGAATTTGCCCAGAGCAGTTTTGTGCCGACGGACTTTGAACTGCTGATAGCCCCTAACGGGGACGTAAAGCCGTATGAAATAAAACTGCCCGACGGCGGGCGGCTGCTCGTCGGCGGAAAGGTCGACAGGGTAGATATAATGAAACGTGGTTCAAAGACCTACCTGCGTGTAGTCGATTATAAAACCGGCACGAAAAACTTCAATTTGAGCGACCTTTTATATGGGCTCAACCTCCAGATGTTCATATATTTATTTACTCTTTGTGAAAATTCGGGCGAAAGATACGGAGAGGATATAATTCCGGCCGGCGTTTTGTATGTTCCGGCGAAAAGGCCGGAGATAACGGCCGACAGGGGAGAGGCCGAGGAGGATATCGAAAAGCAGGCGGAAAAGCAACTGCGCATGAACGGTATTGTCCTGAACGACCCGGATATAATCTTGGGAATGGAGCGGGACGGCAAAAGCCGTTTTATCCCCGCCGAATTGAGGTCTGCGGTGGAGGAGGACGGCACGGTCCGCTATACCGTTTCGGGGCGTTCGTCGGTCGCAACACTTGAGCAGTTCGGCATCTTAAAGCGCCACACCGAGCGGATCCTCCGCTCAATGGCGATGACGCTCCATGCAGGCGACGCGGCGGCTGTTCCCGTCAATGGGCTTGGCTATGACCCTTGTCAATACTGCGACTACAGGAGCGTATGCGGTTTTGAACCCGGTAATAAAGTGAGAAATATATACTCAGTGGATAAAAAAGAGGTATTTGAAAAGATGGAAGGCGGTGAGGGCGATGGAACGCAAGTGGACCAGTGA
- the wbpE gene encoding UDP-2-acetamido-2-deoxy-3-oxo-D-glucuronateaminotransferase (High confidence in function and specificity) → MEFRDLKAQYAALKSEIDAGIADVIGTASFISGNKVKELEAQLAEFVGVKHCITCASGTDALLLPLMAWGIGAGDAVFVPDFTFFATAEVVAKLGAEPVFVDIDKDTFNMDPESLKAAIEKVESEGRLRPRAVIPVDLFGQPADYPRIEKIAEKHGLLLLEDAAQGFGGAIGSKRAGSFGNAAGTSFFPAKPLGCYGDGGAVFTNDDSLADMVRSLAIHGKGSTKYDNVRIGMNSRLDTLQAAILIPKFKALRDYELNRVNEAAALYTRLLDGVVKVPRVKDGFYSSWAQYTIMLKDSGERDKVRAALKTEGIPTNIYYPKPLHLQTAFSYLDVSGYECPAAVDACSRVLALPMHPYLESGTIEFICEVLKKAVKN, encoded by the coding sequence ATGGAATTTAGAGACTTAAAGGCACAGTATGCCGCGTTAAAATCAGAGATTGACGCGGGCATAGCCGACGTTATCGGCACGGCCTCATTTATTTCGGGAAACAAGGTAAAAGAGTTGGAGGCACAGCTTGCGGAGTTTGTCGGCGTCAAGCACTGCATTACCTGCGCAAGCGGAACGGATGCGCTGCTGCTGCCGCTGATGGCTTGGGGTATCGGAGCCGGTGACGCCGTTTTTGTCCCCGACTTCACCTTTTTCGCAACGGCAGAGGTCGTGGCAAAGCTCGGCGCAGAGCCTGTTTTTGTGGATATCGATAAAGATACCTTCAATATGGACCCGGAATCATTAAAAGCCGCGATAGAAAAGGTAGAATCCGAAGGCCGGCTGAGGCCCCGGGCTGTTATACCGGTGGATTTGTTCGGGCAGCCAGCAGATTATCCGCGGATTGAAAAAATTGCGGAGAAACACGGGCTTTTGCTGCTTGAGGACGCGGCGCAGGGGTTTGGCGGCGCGATAGGCAGCAAAAGGGCCGGCAGTTTTGGGAACGCGGCGGGCACGTCGTTTTTCCCGGCGAAACCGCTCGGCTGCTACGGCGACGGCGGCGCAGTCTTTACAAACGACGACAGCCTCGCTGATATGGTCCGTTCCCTCGCCATCCACGGCAAAGGCAGCACCAAATACGACAACGTCAGGATAGGTATGAATTCGCGGCTCGACACCCTGCAGGCGGCAATTCTGATTCCTAAGTTCAAAGCGCTCAGGGACTATGAGCTCAATAGGGTAAACGAAGCAGCGGCGCTTTACACCAGACTGCTTGACGGCGTTGTCAAAGTGCCGCGGGTAAAGGACGGCTTCTATTCCTCATGGGCCCAGTATACGATAATGCTCAAAGACAGCGGCGAGCGGGACAAAGTCCGCGCTGCCCTGAAAACCGAGGGGATTCCGACAAACATATATTATCCAAAACCGCTGCATTTGCAGACCGCTTTCTCTTATCTCGACGTCTCCGGATACGAATGTCCGGCGGCAGTAGACGCGTGCAGCAGGGTTCTCGCGCTGCCTATGCACCCGTATCTTGAAAGCGGCACAATAGAATTTATCTGCGAGGTGCTCAAAAAGGCGGTTAAAAACTGA
- a CDS encoding 50S ribosomal protein L10 (High confidence in function and specificity) encodes MPSKKILEQKQQMVDELAEKMKKAVSGVLVDYTGISVADDTKLRAELRKAGVYYTVKKNSIISLAAKKAGLEGFDEYLKGSTAIALAEEDMIAPAKILAKFADEKDNFKIKAGFIEGETVDAGKVKELSKLPSKEVLVAKFLGGLNAPISGFVNVLNGNLRGLVVALNAIAEKKKSA; translated from the coding sequence ATGCCAAGCAAAAAGATTCTTGAGCAAAAGCAGCAGATGGTCGATGAGCTCGCTGAAAAGATGAAGAAGGCCGTTTCAGGTGTTCTTGTTGATTACACAGGCATATCTGTTGCGGACGACACAAAGCTGCGCGCTGAGCTGCGCAAAGCGGGCGTATATTATACGGTTAAGAAAAACAGCATAATCAGTCTTGCTGCGAAAAAGGCCGGTCTCGAGGGTTTCGATGAGTATCTGAAGGGTTCAACAGCTATCGCCCTTGCTGAAGAGGACATGATAGCTCCTGCAAAGATTCTCGCGAAGTTTGCTGACGAAAAAGATAATTTCAAGATAAAAGCAGGCTTCATTGAGGGCGAAACAGTAGATGCCGGAAAGGTCAAGGAACTCTCAAAACTGCCTTCGAAGGAAGTGCTTGTTGCGAAATTCTTGGGCGGCTTGAATGCTCCTATCAGCGGATTCGTCAATGTGCTTAACGGCAACCTGCGTGGTCTTGTCGTTGCTCTTAACGCGATCGCTGAAAAGAAGAAGAGTGCTTAA
- a CDS encoding hypothetical protein (Family membership) → MASEKVTKLLEEIDSLTVLELAEAVKALEEKYGVSAAAPVAVAAAAPAAGAAPAAEEKTEFDVILSDVGASKINVIKVVREITGLGLKDAKDLVDGAPKPVKEKVSKAEAEEIKKKLEEAGAKVELK, encoded by the coding sequence ATGGCTTCAGAAAAAGTTACAAAGCTTCTTGAGGAAATAGATTCCCTTACTGTTCTTGAGCTCGCCGAGGCTGTCAAGGCTCTCGAAGAGAAATACGGTGTTTCCGCTGCTGCTCCTGTTGCAGTAGCTGCTGCTGCTCCGGCTGCTGGTGCTGCTCCGGCTGCTGAGGAGAAAACAGAGTTTGATGTTATTCTTTCTGATGTTGGTGCCTCAAAGATCAACGTCATCAAGGTTGTCCGTGAGATCACTGGCCTTGGCCTGAAAGACGCTAAGGACCTCGTTGACGGTGCTCCGAAGCCTGTCAAAGAGAAGGTTTCTAAGGCTGAAGCTGAGGAAATCAAGAAGAAGCTCGAAGAAGCTGGCGCAAAGGTTGAGCTTAAGTAA
- the rplK gene encoding 50S ribosomal protein L11 (High confidence in function and specificity) has protein sequence MAQKVVGYVKLQIPAGKATPAPPVGTALGPHGVNIMAFTKEFNERTKKDAGLIIPVVVTIYADRSFSFVTKTPPATVLIKKACGIEKGSGVPNKTKVAKITKEQVRKIAEQKMPDLTAATLEAAMSMIAGTARSMGVEVVD, from the coding sequence ATGGCTCAAAAAGTAGTGGGCTACGTCAAATTGCAAATTCCCGCCGGAAAGGCTACACCGGCACCACCTGTAGGTACAGCTCTCGGCCCTCACGGTGTTAACATTATGGCGTTTACGAAGGAATTCAATGAACGCACAAAGAAAGACGCCGGCCTGATTATTCCGGTAGTTGTGACCATTTACGCCGACCGTTCGTTCTCATTTGTTACTAAGACACCGCCCGCGACCGTTCTTATAAAGAAGGCCTGCGGCATTGAAAAGGGTTCAGGTGTGCCAAATAAGACGAAAGTCGCGAAGATCACCAAGGAGCAAGTCAGGAAGATAGCCGAGCAGAAAATGCCGGATCTTACAGCTGCCACGTTGGAAGCTGCTATGAGCATGATTGCGGGTACAGCTCGCAGCATGGGTGTCGAAGTAGTTGACTAA
- a CDS encoding hypothetical protein (Family membership), whose product MCAVYKLKLKPDGEIIRKIKERYGEEIAMDYLDAQLFPKSTAPVLGPSRKIALLKWGFPVSGKSRIVFNARAESLTQKPMFKSCIQNRCIVPATGFFEWGEAGGKKQKYEIETDDEVMYFAALFKKFYDSNGEKVFCYTIITTPPNDEMAKIHSRMPAILDAEGQQKWLDPQTDPADILLPYPKSLVISRAE is encoded by the coding sequence ATGTGTGCGGTTTACAAGCTCAAGCTGAAACCCGATGGCGAGATAATAAGAAAAATAAAAGAGCGTTACGGCGAGGAAATCGCAATGGATTACCTTGACGCCCAGCTTTTCCCCAAAAGCACAGCACCAGTGCTCGGGCCCAGCAGAAAAATCGCCCTTCTTAAGTGGGGATTCCCGGTTTCAGGCAAGAGCAGAATTGTCTTTAATGCAAGGGCGGAAAGTTTAACCCAGAAGCCGATGTTCAAAAGCTGTATCCAAAACAGGTGCATTGTGCCGGCGACAGGCTTTTTTGAATGGGGAGAGGCCGGCGGCAAAAAGCAGAAGTATGAAATTGAAACTGATGATGAAGTGATGTATTTCGCCGCACTTTTCAAGAAATTCTATGACAGCAACGGTGAAAAGGTTTTCTGCTATACAATCATAACAACGCCGCCCAATGACGAAATGGCGAAGATTCACAGCCGCATGCCCGCAATCCTTGATGCCGAGGGTCAGCAGAAATGGCTCGACCCCCAGACTGACCCTGCTGATATCCTTTTGCCGTATCCCAAAAGTTTAGTGATAAGCAGGGCAGAATAA
- a CDS encoding glycoside hydrolase family protein (High confidence in function and specificity): protein MLNSVNLLTMQLESKMLESLMKSTKMESNLSSSVSFSDMLDSAINGLSGENLTAPVDNSETHDAGTMTVSDNMIKFIEEHEGFSSTAYRGVDSWNRTIGYGHVERAGEHFETLTKSEAEQLLRNDLKKYEASVNKEFAGVNLTQSQFDALVSFSYNLGANIWSKTPKLVSDIKSGAPLDVIREDMLRCSHVGGKVVQGLLNRRYDEWKVFAFGDYSG from the coding sequence TTGCTTAATTCTGTTAACCTGCTGACAATGCAGCTTGAGAGCAAAATGCTTGAAAGCCTGATGAAAAGCACCAAAATGGAATCTAATTTATCATCCAGCGTATCATTTTCCGATATGCTCGATTCTGCGATAAACGGATTGTCCGGCGAAAATCTGACGGCGCCGGTTGATAACAGTGAAACCCATGACGCCGGCACTATGACTGTTTCGGACAATATGATAAAGTTTATTGAGGAGCACGAGGGCTTTTCCTCAACGGCATACAGGGGTGTAGACAGTTGGAACAGAACGATAGGCTACGGCCATGTCGAAAGAGCCGGCGAGCATTTTGAAACGCTCACCAAATCCGAAGCCGAGCAGCTGTTGAGGAATGACCTTAAGAAATATGAGGCCTCGGTGAACAAAGAGTTTGCGGGCGTAAATCTGACCCAGAGCCAGTTTGACGCGCTTGTGAGTTTTTCCTACAACCTCGGCGCGAATATTTGGAGCAAAACGCCAAAACTCGTATCCGATATAAAATCAGGAGCCCCGTTGGATGTCATAAGAGAAGATATGTTAAGGTGTTCCCACGTGGGCGGCAAAGTCGTACAGGGGCTTTTAAACCGCAGATACGATGAATGGAAAGTTTTCGCATTTGGTGACTATTCTGGCTGA
- a CDS encoding hypothetical protein (Family membership), whose translation MNIYDIAKEAGVSIATVSRVLNGKSIVSSKTREKVEAVLKKFNFTPDPNARSLVVKSAKSVAVLVEDVSNPYLGGLCFEVQRSLYKTGYATLLYNTGGTALGVSQSLRAALSQKVSAIIVAGVSNEANEYIAAAAKSVPIVIVNHFIDAPGIYRVVCDESYGMMLAVSRLVQDGRHNIIFIQDQGEEYFSSKEMLEGFRSGMEMNELSPEGRIFKTERGFDGGYACAEALWKDGHRADGIICGDDTTAAGFIKYLRQNYIDVPDDACVIGFHNTSAALCATPSITSIDCRSDMAGATAAKILKTLFETGEAPVKSVVLPRLIKRESA comes from the coding sequence ATGAACATTTATGACATTGCAAAAGAAGCGGGCGTTTCTATCGCTACCGTTTCAAGGGTTTTAAACGGAAAAAGCATTGTCAGTTCAAAAACGCGGGAAAAGGTCGAGGCGGTTTTAAAGAAATTTAATTTCACACCCGACCCCAACGCGCGGAGCCTTGTAGTAAAATCTGCAAAATCAGTGGCTGTGCTTGTCGAAGATGTGAGCAATCCATATCTCGGCGGCCTCTGCTTTGAAGTTCAGCGCAGTCTCTACAAGACTGGATATGCTACTCTGCTTTACAACACCGGAGGAACGGCTTTAGGCGTCTCACAGTCCCTCAGGGCGGCTCTTTCCCAAAAGGTCAGCGCCATAATTGTCGCCGGTGTGTCAAATGAAGCAAATGAGTATATCGCCGCAGCCGCAAAATCGGTCCCAATCGTAATCGTCAACCACTTTATAGATGCGCCTGGGATTTATCGCGTTGTGTGCGATGAAAGCTACGGCATGATGCTCGCCGTCAGCCGGCTTGTCCAAGACGGGCGCCATAATATTATCTTTATTCAAGACCAAGGCGAAGAATATTTCAGTTCAAAAGAGATGTTGGAAGGTTTCCGCAGCGGCATGGAGATGAATGAGTTGTCGCCTGAGGGCCGCATATTCAAAACCGAACGGGGTTTTGACGGCGGGTATGCCTGCGCAGAAGCCCTCTGGAAAGACGGCCATCGCGCAGACGGCATTATCTGCGGCGACGATACGACCGCCGCGGGATTTATCAAATACCTGCGCCAAAATTATATAGATGTTCCCGATGACGCTTGTGTCATCGGCTTTCACAACACAAGTGCCGCACTGTGCGCGACCCCGTCCATTACATCAATCGACTGCCGCAGCGATATGGCAGGAGCCACCGCCGCAAAAATTCTTAAAACGCTGTTTGAAACTGGCGAGGCACCTGTAAAGTCAGTTGTCCTGCCGCGCCTTATAAAACGCGAAAGCGCATAA
- a CDS encoding hypothetical protein (Family membership), with amino-acid sequence MITSKSMEGNYLTELTNGFCKVYANSEDDPKHLHPTEFVETALSACMNITTRMVLDRMSLKYDEVIVKVWVESATKEETTIKYNIDIKGDIDESVKRQIISKVYNCPMRKLLTSNIKVEEDS; translated from the coding sequence ATGATAACGTCAAAAAGCATGGAAGGTAACTATCTTACTGAACTTACCAATGGATTCTGCAAAGTATATGCGAATTCTGAAGATGATCCCAAGCATCTCCATCCGACAGAATTTGTGGAAACGGCGCTGTCAGCCTGTATGAACATAACCACCAGAATGGTGCTTGACCGCATGTCCCTCAAATACGACGAGGTTATAGTCAAGGTTTGGGTTGAAAGCGCGACAAAGGAAGAAACGACGATAAAGTACAACATTGACATAAAGGGCGATATTGACGAGTCGGTGAAAAGGCAAATAATTTCCAAGGTTTATAACTGTCCGATGAGGAAACTGCTTACGTCGAACATAAAGGTTGAAGAAGATAGTTAA
- the rplA gene encoding 50S ribosomal protein L1 (High confidence in function and specificity), producing the protein MKHGKKYVDSAKLIDKNKLYDASEALELCCKTAKAKFDETVEVHVRLGVDSRHAEQQVRGAVVLPHGTGRNVRTLVFAKGDAAKAAEEAGADYVGAEEYVAKIQNNWFDFDVVIASPDMMGIVGRLGKILGPRGLMPNPKAGTVTPDVAKAVKEAKAGKIEYRLDKTNIIHCPIGKVSFGPEKLAENFDTLLSAIVKAKPAASKGQYIKSCVIATTMGPGIRLNPAKVGV; encoded by the coding sequence GTGAAACACGGTAAAAAGTATGTCGATAGTGCAAAACTGATTGACAAAAATAAATTATATGATGCTAGTGAAGCGCTTGAGCTGTGCTGCAAGACCGCAAAAGCGAAGTTCGACGAAACTGTCGAAGTTCATGTAAGGTTAGGCGTTGATTCACGTCACGCTGAGCAGCAGGTTCGCGGTGCGGTTGTTCTGCCGCACGGAACAGGCCGCAATGTGCGCACACTCGTATTCGCTAAAGGTGATGCCGCAAAGGCAGCCGAAGAGGCCGGCGCTGATTATGTAGGCGCTGAAGAATATGTCGCCAAGATTCAGAATAACTGGTTTGATTTTGATGTAGTAATTGCATCGCCCGATATGATGGGCATTGTCGGACGTCTCGGTAAGATACTTGGTCCTCGTGGCCTTATGCCCAACCCGAAGGCTGGCACAGTTACACCTGACGTTGCAAAGGCTGTCAAGGAAGCTAAGGCCGGTAAGATTGAATACCGTCTTGATAAGACAAATATAATCCACTGCCCGATCGGAAAAGTATCTTTTGGCCCCGAGAAACTCGCCGAGAACTTTGACACATTGCTTTCAGCAATTGTCAAGGCGAAACCGGCGGCATCAAAAGGTCAGTATATCAAGTCCTGTGTCATTGCAACGACAATGGGACCTGGTATCCGTCTCAACCCGGCAAAGGTTGGCGTTTGA